In Bactrocera oleae isolate idBacOlea1 chromosome 3, idBacOlea1, whole genome shotgun sequence, a genomic segment contains:
- the LOC138856454 gene encoding LOW QUALITY PROTEIN: NADH-ubiquinone oxidoreductase chain 1-like (The sequence of the model RefSeq protein was modified relative to this genomic sequence to represent the inferred CDS: substituted 1 base at 1 genomic stop codon): MEFILSVIGGLILVICVLVRVAFLTLLERKVLGYIQIRKGPNKVGLIGIPQPFCDAIKLFTKEQTYPLLSNYISYYFSPIFSLFLSLVAWLCIPLFVKLFSFNLGLLFFLCCARLGVYTVMVAGXSSNSNYALLGGLRAVAQTISYEVRIALVLLSFVFLIGRYNILDFFYYQKFVWFLVILFPIRLVWFCICLAETNRTPFDFAEGESELVSGFNIEYRRGGFALIFIAEYARIFGFGSFFSFHSDDCWLVYMSYL, translated from the coding sequence ATGGAATTTATTTTATCGGTTATTGGAGgtttaattttagtaatttgtgTTTTAGTGAGAGTAGCTTTTTTAACTCTTTTGGAACGTAAGGTTTTAGGTTATATTCAGATTCGTAAAGGCCCTAATAAGGTTGGTTTAATAGGTATTCCTCAACCTTTTTGTGATGCAATTAAGTTATTTACTAAGGAACAAACTTATCCCCTTTTATCAAATTATATCTCTTATTATTTTTCtcctattttttctttatttttgtctttAGTTGCTTGGTTGTGTATTcctttatttgttaaattattttcttttaatttagggttgttattttttttgtgttgtgcTAGATTGGGGGTTTATACTGTTATGGTTGCTGGTTGATCATCTAATTCTAATTATGCTTTATTAGGGGGACTACGTGCTGTTGCACAAACAATTTCTTATGAAGTTAGAATAGCGTTGGTgttgttatcttttgtttttttaattggtagatataatattttagattttttttattatcaaaaatttgtttggtttttggtaattttgttTCCTATAAGATTAGTGtggttttgtatttgtttggcTGAAACTAATCGAACTCCTTTTGATTTTGCTGAGGGTGAATCGGAATTGGTTTCTGGGTTTAATATTGAATACAGAAGAGGGgggtttgctttaatttttatagctgAATATGCTAGaattttcggtttcggctcttTTTTTTCCTTCCATTCCGATGATTGTTGGCTCGTTTACATGTCGTATTTATAA